One genomic region from Phragmites australis chromosome 1, lpPhrAust1.1, whole genome shotgun sequence encodes:
- the LOC133909555 gene encoding RNA-binding protein P-like: MGKKRKLEPKSTAAAVQVAPSLQPETLAAAPIPLKAVKEEQQPQEAGGEEEEEVEVEEEVEDEDEDEDESNPASIQALLDLFPKDQLVELLRDAAVAHGDVLDAVRRVADADPAQRKIFVHGLGWDATADTLTEAFSPYGEIEDLRVVTDRNTGKCKGYGFILFRHRSGARAALREPQKKIGNRNTACQLASLGPVPPGGAVNNPVPAPAPLQLQLPPVSEYTQRKIFVSNVGANIDPQKLLQFFKKYGEIEDGPLGLDKVTGKPKGFALFVYKTIESARKALEEPHKHFEGVVLHCQKAIDGPKNNKSGGPGGFYGAGASSGNKGAAGYGATSHSLPGSAGHAMSPLAPSLASLPGGIAAAPGVDPALGQALTALLATQGAGLSLNSILGVGANGSGMHQPGASGALGGSGVPGMPGGYIGGYGAAGGYGGAASGGPGRNYMGH; encoded by the coding sequence ATGGGCAAGAAACGGAAGCTCGAGCCCAaatccaccgccgccgccgtgcagGTGGCCCCCTCCTTGCAGCCTGAAACCTTAGCTGCGGCCCCCATTCCCCTTAAGGCCGtgaaggaggagcagcagccCCAGGAGgcgggcggcgaggaggaggaggaggtagaggtcgaggaggaggtggaggacgaggacgaggacgaggacgagagCAACCCCGCCTCGATCCAGGCGCTGCTGGACTTGTTCCCCAAGGACCAGCTCGTCGAGCTGCTCCGCGACGCGGCCGTCGCACACGGAGACGTGCTCGACGCCGTCCGTCGCGTGGCCGACGCAGACCCGGCCCAGCGGAAGATCTTCGTCCACGGCCTCGGCTGGGACGCCACCGCGGACACCCTCACCGAGGCGTTCAGCCCCTACGGCGAGATCGAGGACCTCAGGGTCGTCACCGACCGCAACACGGGCAAGTGCAAGGGATACGGTTTCATCCTCTTCCGCCACCGCTCGGGCGCCCGCGCCGCGCTCCGCGAGCCACAGAAGAAGATCGGCAACCGCAACACCGCTTGCCAGCTCGCCTCTCTTGGCCCTGTCCCACCTGGAGGTGCAGTCAACAACCCTGTGCCAGCCCCTGCTCCGTTGCAGTTGCAGTTGCCACCAGTGTCGGAGTACACCCAGCGCAAAATTTTTGTTAGCAATGTTGGTGCAAATATCGACCCGCAGAAACTGCTTCAGTTCTTTAAGAAGTATGGTGAGATTGAGGATGGCCCGCTTGGGCTTGACAAGGTCACTGGGAAGCCCAAGGGATTTGCTCTTTTTGTGTACAAGACCATTGAGAGTGCCAGGAAGGCTCTTGAGGAGCCGCATAAGCATTTTGAGGGAGTTGTGCTGCACTGCCAGAAGGCGATCGATGGGCCGAAGAATAACAAATCAGGAGGACCTGGAGGCTTTTATGGTGCTGGGGCTTCAAGTGGGAACAAGGGGGCTGCTGGTTATGGAGCTACTAGTCATTCTCTGCCCGGTAGTGCTGGCCATGCGATGTCACCTCTAGCGCCCAGCTTGGCTTCACTGCCTGGAGGTATCGCTGCTGCCCCAGGGGTGGATCCTGCTCTGGGGCAGGCCTTGACAGCTTTGCTTGCCACCCAGGGGGCAGGGCTGAGTCTGAATAGCATCCTGGGTGTTGGTGCTAATGGTTCAGGGATGCATCAGCCGGGGGCATCTGGAGCACTGGGTGGTAGTGGTGTTCCTGGGATGCCAGGTGGTTATATCGGTGGATATGGTGCTGCTGGTGGTTATGGGGGTGCAGCGTCAGGAGGTCCTGGAAGAAATTACATGGGTCATTAG